A single genomic interval of Stenotrophomonas sp. ZAC14D1_NAIMI4_1 harbors:
- a CDS encoding MFS transporter, with the protein MNPDQNSEAPDARRWPALAVLLTGTLLPPLDFFIVNVALPSIRADLRASADVTQLVVSVYAMAYAVTLILGGRLGDTHGRRRAFVAGMLGFGLASAICGLADSAALLVAGRLLQGISAAVMAPQSLASIHALFPPAGKGRALGLYGLTFGLASVGGQLLGGWLVSADALGLGWRAVFLINLPIIALAVPAALLLVRETRAGQASAMDYRGAVLLAAGALALVVPLIEGRERGWPWWSLALFALSPALLTVFWRYQTHLERSGASPLVPPSALTLASGLPRGLLAAVCFYALAAFFLVFAVYQQAGLHHDALAAGLAILPLGIGQLLGPSCGLRLSRWLGGRVAAFGMGLEALALLAAAGLAATGRPSLLVAPLVLLGMGQGIALPALVRLNVDRVEPRWAGLAAGAVTAAMQMGAALSVALVGGVFFALAPDGAGPQQVSTAFAVACVMIAIAMATAAFLSAPHSKEIASDALK; encoded by the coding sequence GTGAATCCCGATCAGAACTCCGAGGCGCCTGATGCGCGCCGCTGGCCGGCGCTGGCGGTGCTGCTGACGGGCACACTGTTGCCGCCGCTGGACTTCTTCATCGTCAACGTGGCACTGCCCAGCATCCGTGCCGACCTGCGTGCGTCTGCCGACGTTACGCAGCTGGTCGTATCGGTGTACGCGATGGCTTACGCCGTTACGCTCATTCTGGGCGGGCGGCTGGGCGATACCCACGGCCGGCGTCGCGCCTTCGTGGCCGGCATGCTGGGGTTTGGCCTGGCTTCCGCGATCTGCGGACTGGCTGACTCTGCCGCCTTGCTGGTGGCCGGCAGGCTGTTACAAGGAATATCCGCAGCCGTCATGGCGCCGCAGTCACTGGCGTCCATCCATGCACTGTTTCCACCGGCAGGGAAGGGGCGCGCGCTGGGGCTGTATGGGCTGACCTTCGGCTTGGCATCCGTCGGCGGCCAGCTTCTGGGCGGATGGCTGGTATCAGCGGACGCACTGGGCCTGGGCTGGCGGGCCGTGTTCCTCATCAACCTCCCCATCATCGCGCTCGCTGTTCCCGCAGCGCTGCTGCTGGTTCGTGAAACCCGGGCAGGGCAAGCGAGTGCCATGGATTACCGGGGTGCCGTGCTGCTGGCCGCTGGCGCGCTTGCGCTGGTCGTTCCCCTTATCGAGGGCCGCGAACGCGGCTGGCCCTGGTGGAGCCTGGCACTGTTCGCACTCAGCCCTGCGCTGCTCACCGTCTTCTGGCGCTACCAGACGCATCTGGAACGCTCGGGCGCATCACCCCTCGTGCCGCCATCGGCCCTCACCCTCGCCTCGGGGTTGCCGCGCGGCCTGCTGGCTGCCGTGTGCTTCTACGCGCTGGCCGCCTTCTTCCTGGTCTTCGCCGTGTACCAGCAGGCAGGGCTGCACCACGATGCACTTGCCGCAGGCCTGGCCATCCTGCCGCTGGGCATTGGCCAGCTGCTTGGCCCAAGCTGCGGGTTGCGTTTGTCCCGCTGGCTGGGTGGGCGGGTTGCGGCGTTCGGCATGGGATTGGAGGCACTCGCGCTTCTGGCAGCCGCTGGCCTGGCAGCAACCGGCAGGCCCAGCCTGCTTGTCGCGCCGCTGGTGCTGCTCGGCATGGGGCAGGGCATCGCCTTGCCCGCGCTGGTCAGGCTCAATGTTGACCGGGTGGAGCCGCGCTGGGCGGGCCTTGCCGCTGGCGCGGTCACCGCAGCCATGCAGATGGGTGCGGCGCTGTCGGTTGCACTGGTGGGTGGGGTATTCTTTGCGCTGGCACCGGATGGGGCAGGGCCCCAGCAGGTCAGCACGGCCTTCGCGGTGGCGTGCGTGATGATTGCCATCGCGATGGCGACGGCGGCATTCCTCAGTGCCCCGCATTCGAAAGAGATCGCATCCGATGCACTGAAATGA
- a CDS encoding glucose 1-dehydrogenase, with product MHSPPHTGQPDPELHAMGTLNGKVALVTGASKGIGAGIARRLASDGARVVVNYASAEDAATALVAEIEANGGTAVAVRADVRSKTDVDALVAAALDHFGRLDIVVNNAGMYQFAKIEDTTEERYRQQFDLNVLGTLLVTGAAAPLLGEGSSIVNVSSFVTRVLPAESAIYTGTKGAIDAITGVLSRELGPRGIRVNSVNPGLIETEGTHANGVMGSDFQAWNEQQTPLGRIGQVADIASIVSFLASSDAGWVTGENILGSGGMR from the coding sequence ATGCACTCCCCGCCCCACACGGGGCAGCCAGATCCGGAATTGCACGCAATGGGCACACTGAATGGAAAAGTCGCGCTGGTCACCGGCGCTTCAAAGGGCATCGGCGCAGGCATTGCCCGCCGCCTCGCCAGCGATGGCGCACGCGTCGTGGTCAACTACGCCTCCGCTGAAGATGCGGCCACGGCCCTTGTCGCGGAGATCGAGGCCAACGGCGGAACGGCAGTGGCGGTACGCGCCGACGTCCGCAGCAAGACCGACGTGGATGCGCTGGTCGCGGCGGCGCTCGACCACTTCGGCAGGCTGGACATCGTCGTCAACAACGCCGGCATGTACCAGTTTGCGAAAATCGAGGACACCACCGAGGAACGGTATCGCCAACAGTTCGACCTCAACGTCCTGGGCACCCTGCTGGTCACCGGCGCCGCCGCGCCGCTGCTTGGCGAAGGCAGCAGCATCGTCAATGTCAGCTCCTTCGTCACCCGCGTGCTGCCTGCCGAGAGTGCCATCTACACCGGCACCAAGGGCGCCATCGACGCGATCACCGGCGTGCTGTCCCGTGAACTGGGCCCACGCGGCATCCGCGTCAACTCGGTCAACCCCGGCCTGATCGAGACCGAAGGCACACACGCCAATGGCGTCATGGGCTCGGACTTCCAGGCCTGGAATGAGCAGCAGACACCGCTGGGCCGGATCGGCCAGGTCGCCGACATCGCGTCGATCGTCTCTTTCCTCGCATCCAGCGATGCGGGCTGGGTGACCGGCGAGAACATTCTCGGCTCGGGCGGCATGCGCTGA
- a CDS encoding LysR family transcriptional regulator yields the protein MTFNFEPVGLTVEWSDIRVFLAVVRSRSLGEAARSLGVSHPTVGRRVKALEDEAEQPLFRRTKDGLVLTDAGDAVLSLAESMEASALAMERRLAGSQDRLEGILRISSADWFAAHVLAPSLAELGRQHPGVVPEIIASYRLLDLSRREADVAFRIVPFSEPEIVQRRLMAMPYGLYGSEATVRAVADDPRSARLILMNAAQAHFPDVTWLIETFPESKPAFSSTSRSVQAQMCARGVGVAVLPRPLGEQVVGLHRIDAFGQPPSRDVWVGYHQDLRHMDRLRAMLEIAERMLPHASAIEQHSSRAS from the coding sequence TTGACGTTCAATTTTGAACCGGTGGGCCTGACCGTGGAATGGAGTGACATCCGCGTTTTTCTGGCGGTGGTCCGCAGCCGCTCCCTCGGGGAAGCCGCCCGCAGCCTCGGCGTGAGCCATCCGACGGTGGGGCGGCGGGTGAAGGCCTTGGAGGATGAGGCCGAGCAGCCGCTGTTCCGCAGAACGAAGGACGGCCTGGTACTGACCGATGCCGGCGATGCAGTGTTGTCGCTGGCAGAATCGATGGAGGCATCCGCACTCGCCATGGAACGGCGCCTGGCGGGCAGCCAGGATCGATTGGAAGGCATCCTGCGGATTTCCTCGGCGGACTGGTTTGCCGCCCACGTGCTGGCCCCCAGCCTGGCCGAGCTCGGCCGGCAGCACCCAGGGGTGGTACCGGAAATCATTGCCAGCTACCGCCTGCTCGATCTGTCCCGGCGCGAGGCGGATGTAGCGTTCCGCATCGTTCCCTTCAGCGAGCCGGAGATCGTGCAGCGCCGCCTGATGGCCATGCCGTATGGGCTGTATGGATCGGAGGCGACGGTACGCGCGGTAGCGGATGATCCGCGCTCGGCCAGGCTCATCCTGATGAACGCGGCGCAGGCCCACTTTCCCGACGTGACCTGGCTGATCGAGACCTTCCCTGAGTCGAAGCCGGCCTTCAGCAGCACCAGTCGCAGCGTCCAGGCGCAGATGTGCGCGCGCGGCGTGGGCGTTGCCGTCCTGCCGCGTCCATTGGGTGAGCAGGTGGTCGGGCTGCATCGCATCGACGCATTCGGGCAACCGCCCTCGCGTGATGTCTGGGTGGGCTACCACCAGGATCTGCGCCATATGGATCGGCTGCGGGCAATGTTGGAGATCGCGGAACGGATGCTGCCGCACGCCAGTGCGATAGAGCAGCATTCTTCCAGGGCATCCTGA
- a CDS encoding MFS transporter, whose amino-acid sequence MIDPTPDGPERRRAERGLDGLNFFLADVRDGLGPYLAIYLLSVHHWQPASIGAVMTVSAIIGLLTQTPAGALMDRIHAKRMTLAIAALLVTASCLLLPWTQGFAVVASTQALSAVAASVIAPAIAAISLGVSGPRAFARRMGRNETFNHAGNVVAALLAGGLAYLWGPTVVFYLMAVMTLASVAAAGAIPGAAINDAQARGLAAQPQGANPPSPGRLLLRDRRLLLLAACSCLFHLANAAMLPLVGQKLSLSSPTLATTLTAGCIVAAQLVMIPVAWLVGARADRWGRRPLLLAGFLILPVRAALYPLSDAPAWLLGVQLLDGVGAGIFGALIPIMVSDLSEGTGRFNVTLGAVTTVFGVGGALSPALAGFIVQREGYDAAFLVLAVIATAALLLALKVPETRRGLAIERSP is encoded by the coding sequence GTGATCGACCCCACCCCCGATGGCCCCGAGCGCCGGCGCGCCGAGCGTGGCCTGGATGGCCTGAATTTCTTCCTGGCAGACGTGCGTGATGGGCTGGGACCCTACCTGGCCATCTATCTGCTGTCGGTACACCACTGGCAGCCGGCCAGCATTGGTGCGGTCATGACGGTGTCGGCCATCATCGGGTTGCTGACCCAGACGCCCGCCGGCGCGCTGATGGACCGCATCCATGCCAAGCGGATGACCCTGGCCATCGCTGCCCTGCTGGTGACTGCCAGTTGCCTGTTGCTGCCGTGGACGCAGGGCTTTGCGGTGGTGGCCTCGACCCAGGCGTTGAGTGCCGTAGCGGCCTCGGTGATCGCCCCGGCCATTGCGGCCATTTCGCTGGGTGTCAGCGGGCCGCGCGCGTTCGCGCGTCGCATGGGGCGCAACGAGACCTTCAACCATGCCGGCAACGTGGTGGCGGCCCTGCTGGCCGGTGGCCTGGCCTACCTGTGGGGGCCGACGGTGGTGTTCTACCTGATGGCGGTGATGACATTGGCCAGCGTAGCCGCCGCGGGCGCGATCCCAGGGGCGGCCATCAATGATGCACAGGCGCGTGGCTTGGCTGCCCAGCCGCAGGGGGCAAACCCACCCTCCCCCGGGCGCCTGCTGTTGCGGGACCGCCGGTTGTTGCTGCTGGCCGCATGCAGCTGCCTGTTCCACCTTGCCAACGCGGCGATGCTGCCCCTGGTGGGGCAGAAGCTTTCGCTGAGCAGCCCTACCCTGGCGACCACGCTGACTGCCGGCTGCATTGTTGCCGCGCAGCTGGTGATGATCCCGGTGGCGTGGCTGGTGGGCGCCCGTGCTGATCGCTGGGGCCGGCGCCCGCTGTTGCTGGCGGGCTTTCTGATCCTGCCGGTCCGTGCCGCCCTCTACCCCTTGTCCGATGCCCCGGCGTGGCTGCTGGGCGTGCAGCTGCTGGATGGCGTCGGCGCGGGCATCTTTGGTGCGCTCATCCCCATCATGGTGAGTGACCTGAGCGAGGGGACCGGGCGTTTCAACGTCACCCTGGGCGCGGTCACCACGGTGTTCGGGGTGGGCGGCGCACTGAGCCCCGCTCTGGCGGGCTTCATCGTGCAGCGCGAAGGCTATGATGCCGCCTTCCTGGTGTTGGCGGTGATCGCCACGGCGGCATTGCTGCTGGCGTTGAAGGTGCCGGAGACACGGCGTGGGCTGGCAATCGAGCGCTCCCCGTAG
- a CDS encoding SDR family oxidoreductase, whose product MDLGIEGRIALVSGADSGMGKQTARELLQAGARVAITDVPDGTLDEALQELTPLGEVMAVAGDVTEAEDVERIWNTVRSALGDPDIYVNAAGVTGATGDFLDVGDEGWLRTLDINLMGAVRMCRQAIPAMRTKGWGRIVLFASEDAVQPYTDELPYCASKAGVLSLAKGLSKQYGKDNIMINTVSPAFIHTPMTDAMMHKRAKEKGMSFEEAIRTFLDEERPGMVLKRRGRPEEVAAAVLLLCSERASFINGANIRVDSGSVFTLAG is encoded by the coding sequence ATGGATCTCGGAATAGAAGGGCGCATTGCGCTGGTCAGCGGTGCTGATTCGGGCATGGGCAAGCAGACCGCACGCGAGTTGCTGCAGGCCGGCGCGCGCGTTGCCATCACCGATGTGCCCGACGGCACGCTGGATGAGGCCCTGCAGGAGCTGACGCCGCTGGGCGAGGTGATGGCTGTCGCCGGTGACGTGACCGAAGCCGAGGACGTCGAGCGCATCTGGAACACCGTACGCAGCGCGCTGGGCGACCCGGACATCTACGTCAACGCGGCCGGCGTCACCGGGGCCACCGGCGATTTCCTTGATGTGGGCGACGAGGGCTGGCTGCGCACGCTGGATATCAACCTGATGGGCGCAGTACGCATGTGCCGCCAGGCCATCCCCGCGATGCGTACCAAGGGTTGGGGCCGCATCGTGCTGTTTGCTTCGGAAGATGCCGTGCAGCCGTATACCGACGAACTGCCGTACTGCGCGTCCAAGGCGGGCGTCCTGAGCCTGGCCAAGGGCCTGTCCAAGCAGTACGGCAAGGACAACATCATGATCAATACCGTGTCGCCGGCCTTCATCCATACGCCCATGACCGACGCCATGATGCACAAGCGCGCCAAGGAAAAGGGCATGTCATTCGAGGAGGCCATCCGCACCTTCCTGGATGAAGAGCGCCCCGGTATGGTGCTCAAGCGTCGTGGGCGACCGGAAGAGGTTGCCGCCGCCGTGCTGCTGCTGTGCTCCGAGCGAGCCAGCTTCATCAATGGCGCCAACATCCGCGTTGACTCAGGCTCAGTCTTCACCCTGGCCGGGTAA